In the Bactrocera tryoni isolate S06 unplaced genomic scaffold, CSIRO_BtryS06_freeze2 scaffold_11, whole genome shotgun sequence genome, one interval contains:
- the LOC120779555 gene encoding LOW QUALITY PROTEIN: uncharacterized protein LOC120779555 (The sequence of the model RefSeq protein was modified relative to this genomic sequence to represent the inferred CDS: inserted 2 bases in 1 codon; substituted 1 base at 1 genomic stop codon), with the protein MNFDDLVEEMDSEVECSPPLSPHREISCNLVCAPRVEPSQIVVPLPSSGGHADIIQKLDAIETRLTAIKKSLTDRMPEKAEVQAQSKLXRECRVIAAKXRITGDLEDEHYVELASKLPMSSEEQVRFVEDKLSQKESMDAMMRLILKSKWAKGSVDGVVRGMLSDDLMYNYNLEGRKGKGSLLKLKVVGLAFDILPDKEKNTICGEFRRFVALIHNRFKQKQHKLKAKLI; encoded by the exons ATGAATTTCGATGACCTCGTGGAAGAAATGGATTCCGAAGTTGAATGCTCACCACCGTTGAGCCCCCATAGAG aaatatcttgcaACCTCGTTTGCGCTCCTCGAGTAGAACCATCACAAATTGTGGTACCGTTACCATCTTCTGGCGGCCATGCAG aTATAATCCAGAAGCTGGATGCCATTGAGACCCGACTCACTGCCATTAAAAAGTCCCTAACAGACAGA ATGCCAGAAAAGGCCGAGGTGCAGGCACAAAGCAAATTATAGCGCGAATGCCGCGTCATAGCGGCAAA ACGCATCACCGGTGACTTGGAAGACGAAcattacgtggagctcgctTCGAAACTGCCTATGTCATCGGAAGAGCAAGTGCGCTTCGTGGAAGACAAACTTTCACAAAAGGAAAGCATGGATGCTAtg ATGAGGCTAATATTGAAGTCAAAGTGGGCAAAAGGCAGTGTGGACGGCGTAGTGCGTGGTATGCTTTCTGACGATCTAATGTACAACTACAATTTAGAGGGGCGCAAGGGGAAGGGATCCCTACTAAAGCTAAAGGTCGTAGGGTTAGCTTTTG ATATATTGCCTGACAAGGAAAAAAACACTATCTGTGGGGAGTTCCGGAGATTTGTGGCCTTAATTCACAATCGTTTTAAGCAAAAACAGCATAAACTTAAggcaaaattaatataa
- the LOC120779748 gene encoding uncharacterized protein LOC120779748 isoform X1: protein MPTERSPDELETCRCRTVQTRWMPWTGKFWSFFPATWWTVMGSLRKLVCRQLLKWSMFPLRMRVMLLPTLGWTNSRQTRTVWTSSKWRHLKRLQWVRCLRLCQTNSNPNNAQIKLGGRGEQSH from the exons ATGCCCACAGAGCGTTCGCCAGACGAACTGGAAACCTGCCGTTGCAGGACGGTCCAAACCCGTTGGATGCCATGGACTGGGAAATTCTGGAGTTTTTTTCCAGCGACATGGTGGACGGTGATGGGCTCACTCCGGAAATTGGTTTGTCG ACAACTGCTGAAATGGTCGATGTTCCCATTGAGGATGAGGGTGATGCTACTACCAACATTGGGTTGGAC GAATTCTAGGCAAACGCGGACAGTTTGGACATCTTCGAAGTGGAGGCACTTGAAGAGGTTGCAATGGGTCAGGTGCTTGAGGTTGTGCCAAACAAACAGCAACCCAAACAACGCACAAATCAAACTGGGTGGAAGAGGCGAGCAGTCTCATTGA
- the LOC120779748 gene encoding uncharacterized protein LOC120779748 isoform X2, whose product MDWEILEFFSSDMVDGDGLTPEIGLSTTAEMVDVPIEDEGDATTNIGLDANADSLDIFEVEALEEVAMGQVLEVVPNKQQPKQRTNQTGWKRRAVSLKITMRS is encoded by the exons ATGGACTGGGAAATTCTGGAGTTTTTTTCCAGCGACATGGTGGACGGTGATGGGCTCACTCCGGAAATTGGTTTGTCG ACAACTGCTGAAATGGTCGATGTTCCCATTGAGGATGAGGGTGATGCTACTACCAACATTGGGTTGGAC GCAAACGCGGACAGTTTGGACATCTTCGAAGTGGAGGCACTTGAAGAGGTTGCAATGGGTCAGGTGCTTGAGGTTGTGCCAAACAAACAGCAACCCAAACAACGCACAAATCAAACTGGGTGGAAGAGGCGAGCAGTCTCATTGAAAATCACCATGCGCAGCTGA